In Elephas maximus indicus isolate mEleMax1 chromosome 7, mEleMax1 primary haplotype, whole genome shotgun sequence, the following proteins share a genomic window:
- the LOC126079100 gene encoding E3 ubiquitin-protein ligase TRIM21-like, with product MASAKPLAMMWEEVTCSVCLDPFVEPVIIECGHSFCRKCISEVGKDGGSSCPVCRQKFLLRNIRPNRHLANMVDSLKEMEKSTMNRDQCRAHGEKLQVFCEEDGKALCWVCAQSRTHRHHSRIPIEEAVQEYQEKFQVALQKLRREQELAEKLEVDIAEKRAAWKTKVEIQKSRIHAEFVQQRNFLAKEEERQLQKLEKDERDQLRILGETEAHLAQKSQALQELISELEKRSRGPVLELLQEARSILERSKGWNLKELSVASPDLRNDFRVPGLKKMLRTYGVHVTLDPDTAGPWLIISKDRRQAKFGYTYRDLPENEERFDSCPMVLGAQRFDSGKLYWEVDVTGKEAWDLGVCRHSVKRKGRFMLSPENGFWTIWLRNKQKYEAGTSPQTSLYLKVPPRQVGIFLDYENHTVSFYNITDHGSLIYTFSECAFVGPLRPFFNTGFGDGGRNMAPLTLCPLKLGW from the exons ATGGCCTCAGCGAAGCCCCTGGCAATGATGTGGGAGGAGGTAACATGCTCTGTCTGCCTGGATCCCTTCGTGGAGCCTGTGATCATTGAATGTGGCCACAGTTTCTGCCGAAAATGCATCTCTGAGGTCGGGAAAGATGGCGGCAGTAGTTGTCCTGTGTGCCGGCAGAAATTCCTGCTCAGGAACATCCGGCCCAATCGGCACCTAGCCAACATGGTGGACAgccttaaagaaatggaaaagagcACCATGAACAGAGATCAGTGTAGGGCGCATGGAGAGAAACTTCAAGTGTTCTGTGAGGAAGATGGAAAAGCACTTTGCTGGGTGTGTGCCCAGTCACGGACACACCGTCACCACTCCAGGATCCCTATTGAGGAAGCTGTACAGGAGTACCAG GAGAAGTTCCAGGTGGCAttacagaagctgagaagagagcAGGAGTTAGCTGAGAAGTTGGAAGTCGATATTGCTGAGAAGAGAGCAGCCTGGAAG ACAAAGGTTGAGATACAAAAATCAAGGATTCACGCAGAGTTTGTGCAGCAGAGAAACTTCCTGGCTAAAGAAGAAGAGAGGCAGCTGCAGAAACTTGAGAAGGATGAGAGAGATCAGCTCAGAATCCtgggggagactgaggcccatCTGGCCCAGAAAAGCCAGGCTCTGCAGGAGCTGATCTCAGAGCTGGAGAAGAGGAGTCGGGGCCCAGTACTGGAACTGCTTCAG gaggctagaagtatccTGGAAAG GAGTAAGGGCTGGAACCTGAAGGAGCTAAGCGTTGCCTCCCCAGACCTGAGGAATGACTTCCGTGTGCCAGGGCTGAAGAAGATGCTGAGGACATACGGAG TACATGTCACTCTGGATCCAGACACAGCCGGTCCGTGGCTCATCATTTCTAAGGATCGGAGACAAGCGAAGTTTGGATACACCTACCGGGACTTGCCTGAAAATGAAGAGAGATTTGATAGTTGTCCCATGGTCCTCGGTGCCCAGCGCTTCGACTCTGGAAAGCTTTACTGGGAGGTAGACGTGACCGGAAAGGAAGCCTGGGACCTGGGGGTTTGTAGACACTCTGTCAAGAGGAAGGGACGATTTATGCTAAGCCCTGAGAATGGCTTCTGGACAATTTGGTTGCGgaacaaacaaaaatatgagGCTGGCACTTCCCCCCAGACTTCCCTCTACCTTAAGGTGCCTCCTCGCCAAGTTGGGATCTTCCTAGACTATGAGAACCACACTGTCTCCTTCTACAACATCACTGATCATGGCTCCCTTATCTACACTTTCTCTGAATGTGCCTTTGTTGGGCCTCTGCGGCCCTTCTTCAATACTGGTTTCGGTGACGGAGGAAGAAACATGGCCCCTCTGACCCTGTGTCCACTGAAGCTGGGATGGTAG